The Georgenia faecalis genome includes a window with the following:
- a CDS encoding cytochrome ubiquinol oxidase subunit I, protein MEALDLARWQFGITTVYHFIFVPLTIGLTPLVAIMQTAWYRTGNERWLRLTKFFGKLMLINFAIGVATGIVQEFQFGMNWSEYSRFVGDVFGAPLAMEALAAFFVESTFLGLWIFGWDKLPKKIHLACIWAVAVATNLSAYFILAANSWMQHPVGAVFNAETGRAEMVDIVAVLTNSTLLAAFPHTIAAAFLTAGTFVAGIAAWWMVRLVRSGDTETARNVYRPAVVLGVVTMLVSGVGVAISGDVQGKLMFEQQPMKMAAAEGLCATEDGAAFSILAIGDLRNDCDGVVHLLEIPGMTSWLANADFASTVTGVEDLQAQYEEQFGEGVDYVPNLAVTYWSFRLMIGLGAGSAALALVALWLTRKGRVSDNPWLGRLALVAIPMPFLASSFGWIFTEMGRQPWVVHPNPDPSGVDGVWMLTARGVSSAVGPGTVIGSMVAFTLLYGILAVVWFRLMRRFAIEGVADTEADPSPDARGDGPDGHDGRDGPADSPDRPLSFAY, encoded by the coding sequence GTGGAAGCCCTCGATCTGGCGCGGTGGCAGTTCGGCATCACGACCGTCTACCACTTCATCTTCGTGCCCCTGACGATCGGCCTCACGCCGCTCGTGGCGATCATGCAGACCGCCTGGTACCGCACGGGCAACGAGCGCTGGCTGCGCCTGACGAAGTTCTTCGGCAAGCTCATGCTCATCAACTTCGCCATCGGCGTCGCCACCGGCATCGTCCAGGAGTTCCAGTTCGGGATGAACTGGAGCGAGTACTCCCGGTTCGTCGGCGACGTCTTCGGCGCCCCCCTCGCGATGGAGGCCCTCGCGGCGTTCTTCGTCGAGTCGACGTTCCTCGGGCTGTGGATCTTCGGGTGGGACAAGCTGCCGAAGAAGATCCACCTCGCGTGCATCTGGGCCGTGGCCGTGGCGACGAACCTCTCCGCGTACTTCATCCTCGCGGCGAACTCGTGGATGCAGCACCCGGTCGGCGCGGTGTTCAACGCCGAGACCGGACGCGCCGAGATGGTCGACATCGTCGCCGTGCTCACCAACTCGACCCTGCTCGCCGCGTTCCCGCACACCATCGCCGCGGCGTTCCTCACCGCCGGCACGTTCGTCGCCGGCATCGCCGCCTGGTGGATGGTCCGCCTCGTCCGCAGCGGGGACACCGAGACCGCCCGCAACGTCTACCGTCCCGCCGTCGTGCTCGGCGTCGTCACGATGCTCGTCTCGGGCGTCGGCGTCGCGATCAGCGGCGACGTGCAGGGCAAGCTCATGTTCGAGCAGCAGCCGATGAAGATGGCCGCCGCCGAGGGGCTGTGCGCGACGGAGGACGGCGCGGCCTTCTCCATCCTCGCCATCGGGGACCTGCGCAACGACTGCGACGGCGTCGTCCACCTCCTCGAGATCCCCGGCATGACCTCGTGGCTGGCCAACGCCGACTTCGCCTCGACCGTGACCGGCGTGGAGGACCTCCAGGCCCAGTACGAGGAGCAGTTCGGCGAGGGGGTCGACTACGTCCCCAACCTCGCCGTCACCTACTGGAGCTTCCGGCTCATGATCGGCCTCGGCGCCGGCAGTGCCGCGCTCGCCCTGGTCGCCCTGTGGCTCACCCGCAAGGGACGCGTGAGCGACAACCCCTGGCTCGGCCGCCTGGCCCTCGTCGCCATCCCGATGCCGTTCCTCGCCTCCTCCTTCGGCTGGATCTTCACCGAGATGGGCCGCCAGCCGTGGGTCGTCCACCCGAATCCCGACCCGTCGGGCGTCGACGGCGTGTGGATGCTCACCGCCCGCGGTGTCTCCTCAGCCGTCGGGCCGGGGACGGTCATCGGCTCGATGGTCGCCTTCACGCTGCTCTACGGGATCCTCGCCGTCGTCTGGTTCCGGCTCATGCGGCGCTTCGCCATCGAGGGGGTCGCGGACACCGAGGCGGACCCGAGCCCCGACGCCCGCGGCGACGGGCCTGACGGCCACGACGGGCGCGACGG
- a CDS encoding HEAT repeat domain-containing protein yields MLIGEVAQRSGVSARMLRHYDAIGLVRPTGRTAGGYREYSDADLRRLFHVESLRSLGLSLVEVRRALDDPGFAPSDLVDDLIGATRERIADAEDLLRRLEQVRASGADAWPDALRTVALVRGLHSDDPVRRQRSALSADRTEATGLAGTLAESLLAEADENAAGVLRWAVERAGGEALAVLAPALDSPEPAVRLRAVTAIAEISAADADAVLVGALEHPDEAVRHRAALALGTRGELRAVPVLAGMVARGDRDVEAAEALGALADRHGCADAVVGVLAEQSATRHDDPAARMRLAQALAELPAAAARPALEALAHDSHPDVVRTATYVLQRGGASGT; encoded by the coding sequence ATGCTCATCGGTGAGGTGGCGCAGCGGTCCGGGGTGAGCGCCCGGATGCTGCGTCACTACGACGCCATCGGCCTCGTCCGGCCCACGGGACGCACTGCCGGCGGGTACCGGGAGTACTCGGACGCCGATCTTAGGCGCCTGTTCCACGTCGAGAGCCTGCGCTCGCTCGGCCTCTCGCTCGTCGAGGTGCGCCGCGCGCTCGACGACCCCGGCTTCGCGCCGTCCGACCTCGTCGACGACCTCATCGGCGCGACCCGCGAGCGCATCGCCGACGCCGAGGACCTGCTCCGCCGGCTGGAGCAGGTGCGGGCGAGCGGCGCCGACGCCTGGCCGGACGCCCTGCGCACCGTCGCCCTCGTGCGCGGCCTCCACTCGGACGACCCGGTGCGCCGCCAGCGGAGCGCCCTGTCGGCCGACCGGACGGAGGCCACCGGGCTCGCCGGCACGCTCGCCGAGTCGCTCCTGGCGGAGGCGGACGAGAACGCCGCCGGCGTGCTGCGCTGGGCCGTCGAGCGGGCCGGGGGCGAGGCGCTGGCCGTCCTCGCCCCGGCTCTGGACTCCCCGGAGCCCGCGGTTCGTCTCCGCGCCGTGACGGCCATCGCCGAGATCTCGGCCGCCGACGCCGATGCCGTCCTCGTCGGCGCCCTCGAGCACCCGGACGAGGCGGTCCGCCACCGGGCCGCCCTGGCGCTGGGGACGCGCGGCGAGCTCCGCGCCGTGCCGGTGCTGGCGGGCATGGTGGCCAGGGGGGACCGGGACGTCGAGGCCGCCGAGGCGCTCGGGGCCCTGGCGGACCGGCACGGCTGCGCCGACGCCGTCGTCGGCGTCCTCGCCGAGCAGAGCGCCACCCGGCACGACGACCCCGCCGCCCGGATGCGGCTCGCGCAGGCCCTCGCGGAGCTGCCCGCCGCGGCGGCGCGCCCCGCGCTCGAGGCGCTCGCCCATGACTCCCACCCCGACGTCGTACGGACGGCGACGTACGTCCTGCAGCGTGGAGGGGCGAGCGGGACCTAG
- a CDS encoding HEAT repeat domain-containing protein, whose protein sequence is MTSPTTPPPTTALTEALEAADPSARLQAALAAGTRPDPEHVPVLLARCAVEPDFYVRDMLTWALTRHPADLTVPRLVDELRRPTRRARSQALHTLSKIGDPRGWPAITAELLADPDDEVARSAWRAAVALVPDGAEPALAATLATQLGRGHRDVRLSLSRALAALGTAADDALAEAASHGDAEVRTHAVVTQRLVEDPDEGFDAAVFEAERLVALAAAPPAASLPAAPPAAASAAVTDAATEPPHAHR, encoded by the coding sequence ATGACCAGTCCCACCACACCACCCCCGACGACGGCCCTCACCGAGGCGCTGGAGGCCGCCGACCCGTCCGCGCGCCTGCAGGCGGCCCTCGCGGCGGGCACGCGCCCCGACCCTGAGCACGTCCCCGTCCTCCTGGCGCGCTGCGCCGTCGAGCCCGACTTCTACGTCCGCGACATGCTCACGTGGGCCCTCACCCGGCACCCGGCGGACCTCACCGTGCCGCGCCTGGTCGACGAGCTCCGCAGGCCGACCAGGCGGGCCCGCAGCCAGGCGCTGCACACCCTCTCGAAGATCGGGGACCCGCGGGGCTGGCCGGCTATCACCGCGGAGCTGCTGGCGGACCCCGACGACGAGGTGGCCCGGAGCGCCTGGCGCGCCGCGGTGGCGCTCGTCCCGGACGGCGCCGAGCCCGCCCTCGCCGCCACGCTCGCGACCCAGCTGGGACGCGGCCACCGGGACGTCCGGCTGAGTCTCAGCCGGGCGCTGGCCGCCCTGGGGACGGCCGCCGACGACGCGTTGGCCGAGGCGGCCTCGCACGGGGACGCCGAGGTGCGCACGCACGCCGTCGTCACCCAGCGCCTCGTGGAGGACCCCGACGAGGGGTTCGACGCCGCGGTCTTCGAGGCCGAGCGCCTGGTGGCCCTGGCGGCCGCGCCCCCAGCGGCATCACTGCCAGCCGCACCGCCGGCCGCCGCGTCGGCCGCCGTCACCGACGCCGCCACGGAGCCGCCGCATGCTCATCGGTGA
- a CDS encoding DUF1801 domain-containing protein — protein sequence MTPKITDAAGGGFSDEERASMKARAAELKKEAGRGRGQKKATDELDVLEAIASMDAADRALAERVHAVVTTHAPELSPKLWYGQPAYARDGKVVCFFRSGAVDKERYSTFGFTPEAHLDDGGLWPTSFAVSALDDSAVETLAVLVASAVA from the coding sequence ATGACCCCGAAGATCACCGACGCCGCAGGCGGCGGTTTCTCCGACGAGGAGCGCGCGTCCATGAAGGCGCGCGCCGCCGAGCTGAAGAAGGAAGCGGGCCGCGGGCGCGGTCAGAAGAAGGCCACCGACGAGCTCGACGTGCTCGAGGCGATCGCGTCCATGGACGCGGCCGACCGCGCCCTGGCCGAGCGCGTTCATGCCGTCGTCACGACGCACGCCCCTGAGCTGTCGCCGAAGCTCTGGTACGGCCAGCCGGCCTACGCCAGGGACGGGAAGGTCGTGTGCTTCTTCCGGAGCGGAGCCGTCGACAAGGAGCGGTACTCGACGTTCGGGTTCACCCCCGAGGCGCACCTCGACGACGGTGGCCTGTGGCCCACCTCGTTCGCCGTGTCCGCGCTCGACGACTCGGCCGTCGAGACGCTCGCCGTCCTGGTGGCCAGCGCCGTCGCGTGA
- a CDS encoding VOC family protein translates to MTITIQYAFLPHTDGEAALHFYRDVLGFEVRQDVGYQDMRWITVGPPNQPGTSIVLHPPAADPGITDDERRTILELIAKGTYTSVSLATDDLDGLFQRLEAAGADVVQEPMDQDWGVRDCAFRDPAGNQIRINQLA, encoded by the coding sequence ATGACCATCACCATTCAGTACGCCTTCCTCCCGCACACCGACGGCGAGGCCGCCCTGCACTTCTACCGCGACGTCCTCGGCTTCGAGGTCCGCCAGGACGTCGGCTACCAGGACATGCGCTGGATCACCGTCGGCCCGCCGAACCAGCCCGGCACCTCGATCGTGCTCCACCCGCCGGCCGCCGATCCCGGCATCACCGACGACGAGCGGCGCACGATCCTCGAGCTCATCGCCAAGGGGACGTACACGTCCGTCAGCCTGGCGACCGACGACCTGGACGGCCTCTTCCAGCGGCTGGAGGCGGCGGGGGCCGACGTCGTCCAGGAGCCGATGGACCAGGACTGGGGGGTCCGCGACTGCGCGTTCCGCGACCCCGCCGGCAACCAGATCCGCATCAACCAGCTCGCCTGA
- a CDS encoding FAD-binding oxidoreductase: protein MTTPPAAAAATLAPPELAELAAQLSGPLLTPESAEYDAERSGFQLARQHRPAVIIGAARPEDVQAAVRFASRHGLPVAVQATGHASAAVAGDGGLLITTSRMRGVAVDAHARTARLAAGTRWDEVIAEAAPTGLAPLSGSLPTVGAVSYTLGGGLGPLSRRYGYAADHVRSLDVVTADGERHQVTAESSPDLFWALRGARDNVGIVVAMEIDLVPVRTLYGGAMYFTGPAAAAAVDLFAEWTRGVPDGMTSSIAVVSVPDLPMVPEPIRGRRVTHLRVAYTADDLTGGPALVAPFRELGPVIDTVGEMPVTAIASIHNDPTTPAAAESDTTFLRALSGDAVRTLLTEAGPEAASPTLVEVRHLGGRLSHPADVPNAVGHRDAGYLLNVISPLRGVTAEEARARHREVLAAMAPWSTGGRGLNFIGADGARDVRSAYEPDDYARLARVKAAYDPHNLFRHNLNVPPAPDPSEQP, encoded by the coding sequence ATGACCACACCACCCGCCGCCGCCGCCGCCACCCTCGCGCCTCCCGAGCTCGCCGAGCTCGCTGCGCAGCTGTCCGGGCCGCTGCTCACCCCCGAGAGTGCCGAGTACGACGCCGAACGGTCGGGGTTCCAGCTGGCCCGCCAGCACCGCCCCGCGGTCATCATCGGCGCCGCCCGGCCCGAGGACGTCCAGGCCGCGGTGCGCTTCGCCAGCCGGCACGGCCTTCCCGTGGCGGTCCAGGCCACCGGCCACGCCTCGGCGGCGGTCGCCGGCGACGGCGGCCTCCTCATCACCACCTCGCGCATGCGCGGCGTCGCGGTGGACGCGCACGCCCGGACGGCGCGCCTCGCCGCCGGCACGCGGTGGGACGAGGTGATCGCGGAGGCGGCGCCGACCGGACTGGCCCCCCTCTCCGGCTCCCTCCCCACGGTCGGCGCGGTGTCCTACACCCTCGGCGGCGGGCTGGGGCCGCTCTCCCGGCGCTACGGCTACGCCGCCGACCACGTCCGCTCGCTCGACGTGGTGACCGCCGACGGCGAGCGGCACCAGGTCACCGCCGAGTCCTCGCCCGACCTCTTCTGGGCCCTGCGCGGCGCCCGGGACAACGTCGGCATCGTCGTCGCGATGGAGATCGACCTCGTGCCGGTGCGCACCCTCTACGGCGGCGCCATGTACTTCACCGGCCCGGCCGCCGCCGCAGCGGTGGACCTGTTCGCCGAGTGGACCCGAGGCGTCCCCGACGGGATGACGTCCTCCATCGCCGTCGTCTCCGTCCCCGACCTCCCGATGGTGCCCGAGCCGATCCGCGGACGGCGGGTCACCCACCTGCGCGTCGCCTACACCGCGGACGACCTCACCGGCGGGCCGGCCCTCGTCGCCCCGTTCCGGGAGCTGGGTCCGGTCATCGACACCGTGGGTGAGATGCCCGTCACCGCCATCGCCTCGATCCACAACGACCCCACCACCCCGGCTGCGGCCGAGAGCGACACGACCTTCCTCCGCGCGCTCTCCGGTGACGCCGTGCGGACGCTGCTCACCGAGGCCGGGCCGGAGGCGGCGTCTCCGACGCTCGTCGAGGTCCGCCACCTCGGCGGCCGGTTGTCGCACCCGGCCGACGTACCGAACGCCGTCGGGCACCGCGACGCCGGGTACCTCCTCAACGTCATCTCCCCGCTGCGGGGCGTCACCGCCGAGGAGGCGAGGGCACGCCACCGGGAGGTGCTCGCAGCGATGGCGCCGTGGAGCACCGGCGGGAGGGGCCTCAACTTCATCGGCGCGGACGGGGCGCGGGACGTGCGGTCGGCGTACGAGCCCGACGACTACGCGCGCCTCGCCCGGGTCAAGGCCGCCTACGACCCGCACAACCTCTTCCGGCACAACCTCAACGTCCCGCCCGCCCCGGACCCGAGCGAGCAGCCGTGA
- a CDS encoding MarR family winged helix-turn-helix transcriptional regulator has product MAQPSSDDAGRPAPDARQMVAYFALMEATALLQHGVEQQLRSTGDLSYVQFQVLVRLAYADGPLTMTQLADGVVYSRSGLTYQAARLAKAGLITRRPSPDDERSVLAQITDDGRDLVGKVLPGHIEVVQRLLFNALSEDDLDRLGGITARLRDHMRSEPPRSAAPRRKPDRSSPDSGADPS; this is encoded by the coding sequence GTGGCCCAGCCCTCCTCCGACGACGCGGGACGTCCCGCGCCGGACGCGCGCCAGATGGTGGCGTACTTCGCGCTCATGGAGGCGACGGCCCTGCTCCAGCACGGCGTCGAGCAGCAGCTGCGCTCAACCGGCGACCTCAGCTACGTGCAGTTCCAGGTTCTTGTCCGGCTCGCGTACGCCGACGGTCCGCTCACGATGACCCAGCTCGCCGATGGCGTGGTCTACAGCCGCAGCGGCCTCACGTACCAGGCGGCCCGGCTCGCCAAGGCGGGGCTCATCACCCGCCGTCCGAGCCCCGACGACGAGCGTTCGGTCCTCGCCCAGATCACCGACGATGGCCGGGACCTCGTCGGGAAGGTGCTTCCCGGGCACATCGAGGTCGTCCAGCGCCTCCTCTTCAACGCCCTGAGCGAGGACGACCTCGACCGGCTCGGCGGGATCACGGCGCGGTTGCGTGACCACATGCGGTCCGAGCCGCCCCGGTCGGCGGCGCCACGGCGCAAGCCGGACCGGTCCTCGCCCGATTCCGGCGCGGACCCCTCCTGA
- a CDS encoding OsmC family protein, producing the protein MTVHSYRTDVSWSGSTGAGYRVYSRTHTGAATETGEPLTLSADPAFRGDPAHPSPEGLLVLSASSCQLLAFLAVAARAGVDVLDYRDTADATMDDAVAPVSIGVIHLRPVITVRAGTDHARVAELVHQGHEECYIANSLRTQVLVTPEIVDG; encoded by the coding sequence ATGACGGTGCACTCCTACCGCACGGACGTCAGCTGGAGCGGCTCCACCGGTGCGGGATACCGGGTCTACTCGCGCACGCACACCGGCGCGGCGACGGAGACCGGCGAACCCCTCACGCTCAGCGCCGACCCGGCCTTCCGGGGCGACCCGGCCCACCCCAGCCCCGAGGGGCTGCTCGTCCTGTCCGCGAGCTCGTGCCAGCTCCTCGCCTTCCTCGCGGTCGCCGCGCGGGCCGGCGTCGACGTGCTCGACTACCGGGACACGGCCGACGCCACCATGGACGACGCCGTGGCGCCGGTGAGCATCGGGGTGATCCATCTGCGCCCGGTCATCACCGTTCGGGCGGGTACCGACCACGCCCGCGTCGCGGAGCTCGTCCACCAGGGGCACGAGGAGTGCTACATCGCCAACTCCCTGCGCACGCAGGTGCTCGTCACCCCGGAGATCGTCGACGGCTGA
- a CDS encoding SWIM zinc finger family protein: protein MRRPPAARRVLEVATASALDEDVLKEARRLARRGAVGALALEGGAFAVVTTPDGAQHAGWSAPTPTAWEAVEAGLLADAAAVRALLGPGPLEHAGGALEDVLADLVPEPSGWEPRCTCEEWLLPCPHALAVVLALADAVTRDGWTLLQLHGKDRDWVVAAEAARRARTLLAEVDGAQPSTISGVTSTCVRRELAM, encoded by the coding sequence ATGAGGCGGCCACCGGCGGCGCGGCGGGTGCTCGAGGTCGCCACCGCGAGCGCGCTCGACGAGGACGTCCTCAAGGAGGCGCGCCGGCTCGCCCGGCGCGGCGCCGTCGGCGCCCTCGCGCTGGAGGGCGGCGCCTTCGCGGTGGTGACGACGCCGGACGGCGCCCAGCACGCCGGATGGTCGGCTCCCACGCCGACGGCGTGGGAGGCGGTCGAGGCCGGTCTCCTCGCCGACGCGGCCGCGGTGCGCGCGCTGCTGGGGCCCGGCCCGCTCGAGCACGCCGGCGGCGCTCTCGAGGACGTCCTCGCCGACCTCGTCCCCGAGCCCTCCGGGTGGGAGCCCCGGTGCACGTGCGAGGAGTGGCTCCTTCCGTGCCCGCACGCTCTCGCCGTCGTCCTCGCCCTCGCCGACGCCGTCACCCGCGACGGGTGGACGCTGCTCCAGCTGCACGGCAAGGACCGGGACTGGGTCGTCGCCGCCGAGGCGGCCCGGCGGGCGCGAACGCTGCTCGCCGAGGTCGACGGCGCTCAGCCGTCGACGATCTCCGGGGTGACGAGCACCTGCGTGCGCAGGGAGTTGGCGATGTAG